A genomic window from Maridesulfovibrio sp. includes:
- a CDS encoding ribbon-helix-helix protein, CopG family, which yields MPQSSTSFRTDPETLSSLDEIAKDMGRSRNWVLNKAIKDFIEYQKWFTEQVQAGLEAADKGEFATDQEINDLFNRFGG from the coding sequence ATGCCACAATCAAGTACTAGTTTTAGAACCGATCCGGAAACCCTTTCCAGTCTTGATGAAATCGCTAAAGATATGGGCCGAAGCCGCAACTGGGTGTTAAATAAAGCAATCAAAGATTTCATAGAATATCAGAAATGGTTTACAGAACAGGTGCAGGCAGGCTTGGAAGCAGCCGATAAAGGCGAATTCGCAACCGACCAGGAAATCAATGACCTCTTCAACAGGTTCGGTGGATAA
- a CDS encoding SulP family inorganic anion transporter produces MDTCVFSKFNRFIPASFKYIKSGCSPATIRRDVAAGITVGIVALPLAMAFAIASGASPATGLFTAIIAGFIISGFGGTRFQIGGPTGAFVIIISGIISRHGYDGLIIATLMAGIMLLAMGTLGLGKLLQYIPYPVTTGFTSGIGILIFSTQIKDFCGLNIAHLPSDFLPRIKACAQALPSADPTTLGLGLLTVISMLLVRRFIPRIPAPFVGIALASIITWALGLHTETIGSRFGGIPTVLPDPVSFAGISLSQIKALIPEALTIAILAGIESLLSATVADGMSGDRHNSSNELIAQGLANIGSAIFGGLPATGAIARTATNIRSGAHSPLAGIIHTLTLVLFIKVCAPLASMIPLAGLAGVLILVAWDMSEFHRIKRLLFAPKSDSLVMLIALLLTVFVDLTVAVEVGVVMAAMLFMKRMSQLTDIHSLDTGLPREEIINRKNGNEKVVVYEINGPMFFGMAQRFVDVMSFTRKKPEVIVLCMRNVPTMDATGIEALETVIRRAHTQNIKIVLSGVHPRIEKIMSRLGTDKLVGPENIFPDFSTAVAKTVLHTDSPYPQCTPTAQNTTHA; encoded by the coding sequence ATGGACACTTGCGTCTTTTCAAAGTTCAACCGCTTCATCCCGGCCAGCTTCAAATACATTAAATCCGGCTGCTCCCCAGCTACAATAAGAAGGGATGTCGCCGCCGGCATCACTGTAGGCATCGTCGCCCTGCCGCTGGCCATGGCTTTTGCGATTGCTTCCGGTGCCAGCCCCGCCACAGGACTTTTCACCGCCATCATAGCCGGATTCATTATTTCCGGATTTGGCGGAACCCGCTTTCAGATAGGTGGTCCTACCGGGGCATTCGTCATTATCATTTCCGGGATTATCAGCCGCCACGGCTATGACGGGTTGATAATAGCAACTCTCATGGCCGGGATAATGCTTTTAGCTATGGGAACATTAGGTCTTGGCAAGCTGCTGCAATACATACCTTATCCGGTAACGACCGGTTTTACCTCCGGCATCGGCATCCTGATATTTTCTACCCAGATCAAAGATTTTTGCGGCCTGAATATTGCTCACCTTCCGTCTGACTTTCTGCCCCGGATTAAAGCCTGTGCCCAAGCACTGCCCTCAGCCGATCCGACAACTTTAGGTCTTGGATTGCTGACTGTTATTTCAATGCTGCTGGTCAGAAGATTCATTCCCCGTATCCCTGCTCCTTTCGTTGGTATAGCTTTGGCAAGTATAATCACATGGGCATTAGGGTTACATACAGAAACCATCGGCAGCAGATTCGGTGGCATCCCCACTGTACTTCCTGATCCTGTTTCTTTTGCCGGGATAAGCCTGTCCCAAATCAAAGCACTAATCCCCGAAGCACTTACTATTGCCATTCTAGCCGGAATTGAATCCCTACTTAGCGCAACCGTTGCCGATGGCATGAGCGGCGACCGCCACAATTCATCCAATGAACTCATTGCCCAGGGACTGGCAAATATTGGCTCGGCTATTTTTGGCGGATTGCCCGCCACAGGAGCTATCGCGCGCACTGCAACCAATATCCGCTCTGGTGCGCACTCTCCGCTGGCCGGGATAATCCATACATTGACATTAGTTTTATTTATTAAAGTCTGCGCACCGCTGGCATCCATGATTCCCTTAGCCGGACTTGCAGGAGTCCTCATACTGGTAGCATGGGACATGAGCGAATTTCATCGCATCAAAAGGCTGCTCTTCGCACCGAAATCTGATTCTCTGGTTATGCTTATTGCCTTATTGCTGACCGTTTTCGTAGATTTGACAGTCGCTGTAGAAGTTGGAGTAGTTATGGCTGCCATGCTGTTCATGAAACGGATGAGCCAACTTACCGACATACACAGCCTTGATACCGGCCTGCCACGCGAAGAAATCATAAACCGTAAAAACGGCAACGAAAAAGTTGTTGTCTACGAAATCAACGGTCCCATGTTTTTCGGCATGGCCCAAAGATTTGTGGATGTAATGAGCTTTACCCGCAAAAAACCGGAAGTAATAGTTCTCTGCATGCGTAACGTACCAACTATGGATGCGACCGGAATAGAAGCCCTTGAGACTGTTATCCGCAGAGCGCACACCCAGAACATAAAAATAGTTCTCTCCGGCGTACATCCACGGATCGAAAAAATTATGAGCCGACTTGGAACAGATAAACTGGTAGGTCCGGAAAACATCTTCCCGGATTTTTCCACTGCCGTAGCAAAGACAGTTCTCCACACCGACTCACCATATCCACAATGTACACCTACGGCACAAAATACCACACATGCTTAG